Proteins co-encoded in one Maridesulfovibrio ferrireducens genomic window:
- a CDS encoding PLD nuclease N-terminal domain-containing protein: protein MFFGNIPTLPAETWMIILGSVGFFALLTLFAIWDAFKREFPSNMEKVGWIQLVIFIPFLGCLAYFILGRNRGKKYEEK from the coding sequence ATGTTTTTTGGAAATATACCAACCCTTCCAGCTGAAACATGGATGATTATCCTCGGCAGTGTCGGTTTTTTTGCACTACTTACCCTTTTTGCAATATGGGATGCGTTTAAAAGAGAATTCCCTTCAAATATGGAAAAAGTAGGATGGATTCAGCTTGTAATTTTTATTCCTTTTTTGGGCTGTCTGGCATACTTTATTCTCGGACGAAACAGGGGAAAGAAATATGAAGAAAAATAA
- the lspA gene encoding signal peptidase II: protein MKKYSLAGIIAAVIIILDQVTKIAVRNNLELWSSKTLIPDYFNLVYVVNKGAAFGFLNRGDISWQRTFFIVVTIISLGAITMLLRSTNNKDFFQISGLGFILGGAIGNLIDRILYGEVTDFLDIYVGTYHWPAFNVADIAICLGALAMIISIYRNKSNAPDTV from the coding sequence ATGAAGAAATACTCACTGGCTGGAATTATTGCTGCAGTGATCATTATCCTTGATCAGGTTACAAAAATAGCTGTTCGCAACAATCTGGAACTGTGGTCTTCCAAAACATTGATTCCTGACTATTTCAATCTTGTTTACGTGGTTAATAAAGGAGCCGCTTTCGGTTTCCTTAATCGCGGTGATATCAGTTGGCAACGAACTTTTTTTATAGTTGTGACGATCATTTCATTAGGAGCAATCACCATGTTGCTCAGGTCAACAAATAATAAAGATTTTTTTCAAATATCAGGTCTTGGTTTTATACTTGGCGGAGCTATCGGAAACTTAATTGATAGAATTCTATACGGTGAAGTTACGGACTTCCTTGATATTTATGTCGGGACATATCATTGGCCGGCATTTAATGTAGCAGACATTGCTATCTGTCTTGGAGCTTTAGCCATGATTATTTCAATTTACCGGAACAAGTCTAATGCACCCGATACTGTTTAG
- a CDS encoding DUF493 family protein, with the protein MDESINKFKRVLEEHHEWPCEYTFKFIVPSKSLDELKSLLEGIVHSEKDSKTGKYTSVTATVTADCSDFILNFYQKAATIEGLISL; encoded by the coding sequence ATGGACGAATCAATTAACAAATTTAAAAGAGTTCTTGAAGAACATCACGAATGGCCTTGCGAATACACATTTAAATTTATTGTCCCTTCAAAGTCGCTTGATGAATTGAAAAGTCTTCTCGAAGGCATTGTCCATTCTGAAAAAGACTCCAAGACGGGCAAATATACCAGTGTAACCGCGACAGTTACCGCGGATTGCTCAGATTTTATTTTGAATTTTTATCAGAAAGCCGCAACCATTGAAGGACTTATTTCTTTATAA
- a CDS encoding MBL fold metallo-hydrolase has translation MAKLNVNGVTIDKPSKISILCDNTTTSDSLGKEWGLSMALNLPQDDLWLWDCGAGSLFLQNAQEMKIDTNKAKGIALSHGHWDHSGGMDALMETDFLGPVYAHPNFAAKRYSVRAEGEVKDASFPCEYPGTIIVRDYTELDDGLFMITEIPRIAGLFEATGGLFTDPELTTTDHVPDDAFLLMMTKSGPVVILGCCHSGLANSLYHLRDLTGLESVHAIIGGLHLFKTDVNEFESTAKVIEEFNPKLVAAGHCTGEKGYGFLKNKLSCDVHQMGSGSVYEF, from the coding sequence ATGGCCAAGCTCAATGTAAACGGTGTAACGATTGATAAGCCTAGTAAGATTTCGATCTTATGTGATAACACCACCACAAGTGATTCTCTAGGTAAAGAATGGGGGCTTTCTATGGCCTTAAACCTACCTCAAGATGATCTTTGGTTGTGGGATTGTGGTGCTGGTTCACTTTTCCTGCAAAATGCACAAGAAATGAAAATTGACACAAATAAGGCGAAAGGGATTGCACTCAGTCATGGTCATTGGGACCATTCCGGAGGCATGGATGCTCTTATGGAGACTGATTTTTTAGGTCCGGTCTATGCGCATCCCAATTTTGCTGCAAAACGGTATTCAGTCCGTGCTGAAGGTGAAGTCAAAGATGCTTCTTTCCCTTGTGAATATCCGGGAACCATAATCGTTCGCGATTATACTGAGCTGGATGATGGGTTATTCATGATCACCGAAATACCTCGCATAGCCGGTCTTTTTGAGGCTACTGGGGGACTGTTCACCGACCCTGAATTGACAACCACAGATCATGTCCCCGACGATGCCTTTTTGTTAATGATGACCAAATCCGGTCCGGTCGTTATTTTAGGATGTTGTCACAGTGGACTTGCCAATAGTCTTTATCACCTGCGTGATTTGACAGGGCTTGAATCAGTGCACGCTATTATCGGCGGACTTCATCTTTTTAAAACTGATGTTAATGAATTTGAAAGCACCGCTAAAGTGATTGAAGAATTTAATCCTAAACTTGTTGCTGCCGGACATTGCACAGGTGAAAAAGGTTATGGATTTCTAAAAAACAAACTTTCATGTGATGTTCATCAGATGGGGTCAGGCTCTGTATATGAATTTTAA
- the cimA gene encoding citramalate synthase, whose amino-acid sequence MKTIKIYDTTLRDGTQSEEINLTVQDKIRITKKLDELGVHYIEGGWPGSNSTDKEFFEEITNYHLENARVSAFGSTHNTRVKPENDTNLAALVDCGAKVVTLFGKSWDFHATNALGVSLERNIELISNSIGFMRKHVEELFFDAEHFFDGFKDNPEFTLACLKAAHDAGSDVLVLCDTNGGALPEEVAEACKIVLSKIPGSKIGIHTHNDCELAVANALTAVSNGAVQVQGTINGYGERCGNANLCSIIPNLELKMGFNAIGKDNLIKLKSASNYVTEIANLRPFLRQPYVGAAAFAHKGGVHVSAVMKDSKSYEHIDPLLVGNDRRVLLSDLSGKSNILYKAKQFGYNLDKNDPAVRTILADIKERESIGFEYSAAEASFELLFFKAMGWSKRYFEFINFFVVDAKRKEDNEPFSEATVIVKVHGQENHTAASGDGPVNALDKALRKALEQFYPSLKDVRLLDFKVRVLTGAIRDTEGTSSNVRLLIESSDGKSQWTTMGVSNNIIEASWQALVDSINYKLFKDDPQKWPSSM is encoded by the coding sequence ATGAAAACAATAAAGATATATGACACTACCCTGCGTGACGGAACTCAAAGCGAAGAAATCAACTTAACCGTACAAGACAAAATACGCATTACCAAAAAGCTCGATGAGCTGGGCGTACATTACATTGAAGGCGGATGGCCCGGATCAAACTCCACAGATAAGGAGTTTTTCGAGGAGATTACGAATTATCACCTTGAAAATGCCAGAGTTTCGGCTTTTGGTTCTACTCATAATACTCGGGTGAAGCCGGAAAATGATACTAATCTGGCTGCTCTAGTTGATTGTGGAGCTAAGGTTGTAACTCTTTTCGGAAAAAGCTGGGACTTTCACGCTACGAATGCTTTAGGTGTCAGTCTTGAACGAAATATTGAACTGATCAGTAATAGTATTGGATTCATGCGCAAGCATGTCGAAGAACTGTTCTTTGATGCTGAGCATTTTTTTGATGGATTTAAAGATAATCCGGAATTCACATTGGCATGTTTGAAAGCGGCCCACGATGCAGGATCTGATGTTCTTGTTTTGTGTGATACTAACGGCGGAGCATTGCCTGAAGAAGTTGCTGAAGCTTGTAAGATTGTGCTTTCTAAGATTCCCGGATCAAAGATCGGGATTCATACCCATAATGACTGCGAGCTTGCCGTTGCCAACGCTCTTACAGCGGTAAGCAATGGAGCTGTGCAGGTTCAGGGAACCATAAATGGATATGGTGAAAGGTGCGGTAACGCTAACCTCTGCTCCATTATCCCGAATCTTGAACTTAAAATGGGTTTTAATGCTATTGGTAAAGATAATTTGATTAAGCTTAAAAGTGCTTCAAATTATGTTACCGAAATTGCGAACTTACGTCCGTTTCTCAGACAACCGTATGTCGGCGCCGCTGCTTTTGCTCACAAAGGCGGCGTTCACGTCAGTGCGGTCATGAAAGATTCAAAAAGCTACGAACATATTGACCCGCTTTTAGTTGGCAATGATAGACGAGTTCTGCTTTCAGACCTTTCAGGCAAAAGCAATATTCTCTACAAAGCTAAACAGTTCGGGTACAATCTAGATAAAAATGATCCAGCTGTAAGAACAATCCTTGCAGATATTAAAGAACGCGAAAGCATCGGTTTTGAATACTCCGCTGCCGAAGCCTCTTTTGAGTTGTTATTCTTTAAAGCCATGGGATGGTCCAAGAGATATTTTGAGTTCATCAACTTCTTTGTGGTTGATGCCAAGCGTAAAGAAGATAATGAGCCATTCTCCGAAGCAACTGTAATTGTTAAAGTTCACGGTCAGGAAAACCATACCGCAGCATCCGGTGATGGACCTGTTAATGCTTTGGATAAGGCCTTGCGTAAGGCTCTTGAGCAATTTTATCCCAGTTTGAAAGATGTCCGGTTACTCGACTTTAAAGTACGCGTGCTTACTGGAGCAATCAGAGATACCGAAGGCACAAGCTCAAATGTCCGCCTGCTCATCGAATCTTCAGATGGTAAGAGTCAATGGACAACAATGGGAGTCAGCAACAACATTATCGAAGCAAGCTGGCAGGCTCTCGTAGACTCAATTAATTACAAGCTCTTCAAGGATGATCCGCAAAAATGGCCAAGCTCAATGTAA
- a CDS encoding DUF3536 domain-containing protein yields MSGKFLCVHGHFYQPPREDPWLDMIFPEGSAAPFRHWNERICSESYGPLAWARRMGDKGIFDIINCYEWMSFNVGPTLFRWIERAEPELYAKIIEADAKSIERWGHGNAIAQIYHHVIMPLASDLDKETEVAWAIADFESRFNRKPEGMWLSETACNTASLEALAAQGVVYTLLAPRQAEALAELNSNDWHQVDEGSLNIKEPYLVELPSGKTISVFFYDGGLSQAVAFEGLLKNGEDFWNKLSGASGEGLLSIGTDGETYGHHFEFGEMALAYVLSQGATGRDDLNLTNYGAYLAQNPPTRKVKIRENSSWSCYHGVERWRSDCGCCTGGHDGWNQQWRKPLRDGLNEIKTLMDKHFFAVGKNVFNDSREALVEYGAVLSGSINQADFFKLYFKCKEGSLQADLGWKLLSMQKWALSSFASCGWFFDDLARLEPLNDMSFVLRAMEIAESTGLIGLEEKFLQIMAEAKSNEERYGSGVDLWNSKIKPQKDTSGSLIAQGLIRLSAEGAFPVPGEEGRVDWPGASVSITLESNLGSRLKGEAAIRWSLESAVNTYKWEWTKEPSVISGEVQIKGIKNGYSEVFKLDQLSWKKRQSLSMAWVKRVSDNSWDRKLLPVIEYGPDIFLGYEDYQSTQIWVQKWKELWSPLVWTYLFTDVLACDDFMAFIKETGRDHPDSAALTERMSITLCDMLHNQVFMWDKVVEVLRKAKTIEFSLNIWKLQNCYWDKAQNGTVSAELSELLGFDL; encoded by the coding sequence ATGTCTGGAAAATTTTTATGCGTTCATGGGCATTTTTATCAGCCCCCTCGTGAAGATCCTTGGCTGGATATGATATTTCCAGAAGGGAGTGCTGCTCCTTTCAGACACTGGAATGAAAGAATCTGTAGTGAAAGCTACGGACCTTTAGCCTGGGCAAGACGCATGGGTGACAAAGGAATATTTGATATAATAAATTGTTATGAATGGATGAGTTTTAATGTCGGCCCGACTCTTTTTCGCTGGATTGAGCGAGCTGAGCCTGAACTTTACGCAAAAATAATTGAAGCCGATGCAAAAAGTATTGAACGCTGGGGACATGGAAATGCTATAGCCCAGATTTACCATCATGTGATCATGCCGCTTGCCTCTGACCTTGATAAGGAAACCGAGGTAGCCTGGGCAATAGCCGATTTTGAATCCAGATTTAATCGTAAACCTGAGGGCATGTGGCTCTCTGAGACGGCCTGTAACACCGCCTCTCTTGAAGCTCTCGCCGCACAAGGTGTCGTTTACACATTGCTTGCTCCGCGTCAGGCAGAAGCCCTCGCTGAACTGAATTCAAATGATTGGCATCAGGTAGACGAAGGATCACTTAATATTAAAGAACCTTATCTTGTCGAACTTCCGTCAGGCAAAACTATATCTGTTTTTTTCTATGACGGAGGATTATCGCAGGCGGTTGCTTTTGAAGGACTCCTTAAAAATGGTGAAGATTTCTGGAATAAACTTTCTGGCGCTTCGGGTGAGGGACTGCTTTCAATAGGCACGGACGGTGAAACCTATGGTCATCATTTTGAGTTCGGAGAAATGGCTCTTGCCTATGTTTTATCGCAAGGAGCTACTGGCCGGGATGACCTTAATCTGACTAACTACGGTGCATATCTTGCGCAAAATCCGCCTACCAGAAAAGTCAAAATACGTGAAAATTCATCATGGAGCTGCTATCACGGCGTTGAGAGATGGCGCTCTGATTGCGGCTGTTGCACCGGAGGCCATGACGGGTGGAATCAGCAATGGAGAAAGCCTCTTAGAGACGGGTTGAATGAAATTAAAACTTTGATGGACAAACATTTTTTTGCAGTTGGCAAGAATGTCTTTAATGATTCTCGCGAAGCTTTAGTGGAATATGGAGCGGTGCTTAGCGGATCTATAAATCAAGCTGATTTCTTCAAGCTTTACTTTAAGTGCAAAGAAGGTTCGCTTCAGGCTGATTTAGGGTGGAAGCTTTTATCCATGCAAAAATGGGCCTTATCTTCATTTGCAAGCTGTGGATGGTTTTTTGATGATCTGGCTCGACTTGAACCGTTAAATGATATGTCCTTTGTTCTTAGAGCTATGGAAATAGCCGAAAGTACTGGGCTGATCGGTCTTGAGGAGAAGTTTTTACAAATTATGGCCGAAGCCAAATCCAACGAAGAAAGATACGGTTCAGGTGTGGATCTTTGGAACAGTAAAATTAAACCACAAAAAGATACTTCGGGAAGTTTAATAGCGCAGGGTCTTATAAGACTTTCCGCAGAAGGTGCATTCCCTGTTCCGGGTGAAGAAGGGCGTGTAGATTGGCCCGGGGCTTCCGTTTCGATAACACTTGAAAGTAATTTAGGTTCAAGGTTGAAAGGGGAGGCCGCAATCAGATGGTCCCTTGAATCCGCTGTTAATACTTATAAATGGGAATGGACGAAGGAGCCTAGTGTAATCTCCGGTGAAGTTCAGATTAAAGGAATAAAAAACGGATACAGTGAAGTCTTCAAGCTTGATCAGTTATCATGGAAAAAAAGACAGTCTCTTTCAATGGCTTGGGTTAAACGCGTATCAGATAACAGCTGGGATCGAAAACTGTTACCTGTCATCGAATATGGGCCTGATATTTTCTTAGGGTATGAAGATTATCAATCAACGCAAATCTGGGTTCAAAAATGGAAAGAACTTTGGTCACCTCTTGTCTGGACCTATTTGTTTACGGACGTTTTGGCCTGTGATGATTTTATGGCCTTTATTAAAGAAACAGGACGTGATCATCCTGACTCAGCAGCTTTAACAGAGCGCATGTCTATTACTCTTTGCGATATGCTGCATAATCAGGTGTTCATGTGGGATAAAGTTGTAGAGGTATTACGCAAAGCTAAAACAATTGAATTTTCTTTGAATATTTGGAAGTTGCAAAATTGCTATTGGGATAAGGCTCAGAATGGCACTGTTTCCGCTGAACTGAGCGAACTACTTGGATTTGATTTGTAG
- the ileS gene encoding isoleucine--tRNA ligase, translating into MSDYKKTLCLPKTKFPMKANLKQREPEMLKRWEETGVYNKMVEANKDAEQYVLHDGPPYANGHIHMGTAMNKVLKDIIVKSRNMQGQKAEYVPGWDCHGLPIEHKVSQDLKKKKKDLPTLIIRKLCREYALKYVDIQRKEFKRLGVMGVWDNPYLTLKPEYEAATARELGRFMENGSVVRGKKPIHWCCSCKTALAEAEVEHEDHTSPSIYVRFPLNDPKVLEVLPSDISSKMDLSRTFVCIWTTTPWTLPDNMAVALHPEFDYCVAEVNGDFYILAERLLPVCAESFGWDKYNVLGTFEGAKLEGAVADHPFYDRKSPIVLADYVTLDSGTGCVHTAPGHGREDFETGNRYGLEVYSPINNDGVFLQEVEFFAGLNVFEANPKVIEKLEEVGNLLARENITHSYPHCWRCKEPVIFRATTQWFISMEKNDLRKNTLKAIQDDVNWIPAWGENRIFKMIENRPDWCISRQRNWGVPIIALICQDCDEVYNEAKWVFSIVDEFEKHENGCDYWFEKSVEELAPAGLKCPKCGGNHWAKETDILDVWFDSGTSFAAVVEKRPELRFPADLYLEGSDQHRGWFHSSLLASMATRKTPPYRTVLTHGYVVDKHGKKMSKSIGNVIAPQEIIDQHGAEILRMWVSAVNYQEDVRISDEILSRLVDAYRRIRNTCRYLLGNLDGFNPETDAVPVSELLPTDHFALDLIKRQHEVIQKAYTDFEFHKVYHTLHNLCTTDLSAFYLDIIKDRLYVSGEKSLERRSAQTVLWQTMMMLLTDMAPVLSFTSEEVFSHLPEEMKCGVDTVFAIRPKLLTPDLSSDEISKWELLLDVRREVTKAIEPLRRERVIGHSLDTKITLFADETITKALESVDMREFFIVSGAEVKPLAAADSDAVKPEELEGLAVGVVKSEGEKCSRCWRYDTLGSNAEHPELCPRCTAVLAGE; encoded by the coding sequence ATGAGCGATTACAAAAAGACCCTGTGTCTGCCCAAAACAAAATTTCCAATGAAGGCAAACCTCAAACAGCGCGAACCTGAAATGCTTAAGCGCTGGGAAGAGACCGGGGTTTATAATAAAATGGTCGAGGCGAATAAAGATGCAGAGCAGTATGTTTTGCATGACGGCCCTCCGTACGCCAACGGGCACATTCACATGGGTACTGCCATGAACAAAGTGCTTAAAGATATCATCGTTAAATCCCGCAACATGCAAGGTCAGAAAGCCGAATACGTTCCCGGATGGGATTGTCATGGTCTGCCTATTGAACATAAGGTTTCGCAGGATCTTAAGAAAAAGAAAAAAGATCTCCCTACTCTTATTATTCGCAAACTTTGCCGTGAATACGCGCTTAAATATGTAGATATTCAGCGCAAAGAATTCAAACGCCTTGGCGTAATGGGCGTATGGGATAATCCATATCTTACACTGAAACCAGAGTATGAAGCGGCTACAGCACGTGAACTCGGACGCTTCATGGAAAATGGTTCTGTAGTAAGAGGAAAAAAACCTATTCACTGGTGCTGCTCATGTAAAACAGCCTTGGCTGAAGCAGAAGTTGAACACGAAGATCATACTTCGCCATCAATTTATGTCCGCTTTCCTCTAAATGATCCGAAAGTTCTGGAAGTTCTTCCTTCAGACATTTCATCTAAGATGGATCTGTCCCGTACATTTGTTTGTATCTGGACCACTACTCCGTGGACATTGCCCGACAATATGGCTGTGGCTCTGCATCCTGAATTTGATTACTGCGTCGCCGAAGTAAATGGTGATTTTTATATACTTGCTGAAAGACTTCTTCCTGTTTGCGCAGAATCTTTCGGTTGGGATAAGTATAATGTCCTCGGAACCTTTGAAGGAGCTAAACTTGAAGGCGCAGTTGCGGATCATCCTTTCTACGACAGAAAGTCTCCTATAGTTCTAGCTGATTATGTAACTTTAGACAGTGGTACAGGCTGTGTTCACACGGCTCCCGGCCATGGTCGCGAAGACTTTGAAACAGGAAACCGCTACGGACTTGAAGTTTATTCTCCGATTAATAATGACGGAGTTTTCCTCCAGGAAGTTGAATTTTTCGCGGGACTTAATGTTTTTGAAGCTAACCCTAAAGTTATTGAAAAGCTTGAAGAAGTGGGCAATCTCCTTGCACGTGAAAACATTACTCATTCCTATCCTCATTGCTGGCGTTGTAAAGAGCCGGTCATTTTCCGCGCAACCACACAGTGGTTCATTTCAATGGAAAAGAACGACCTGCGCAAAAACACGCTTAAAGCTATTCAGGACGATGTAAACTGGATTCCAGCCTGGGGCGAAAACCGCATCTTTAAAATGATTGAAAACAGACCTGACTGGTGTATTTCACGTCAGCGTAATTGGGGCGTGCCCATCATCGCCTTGATTTGTCAGGACTGTGATGAAGTATATAATGAAGCCAAATGGGTTTTCTCTATTGTAGACGAATTTGAGAAGCACGAAAACGGTTGTGATTACTGGTTTGAAAAATCAGTTGAAGAACTGGCCCCTGCCGGACTCAAATGTCCTAAATGCGGTGGAAATCATTGGGCTAAAGAAACCGACATCCTTGATGTATGGTTTGACTCAGGAACCAGTTTTGCTGCTGTCGTTGAAAAAAGACCTGAACTTAGATTCCCTGCGGATTTGTACCTTGAAGGATCAGATCAGCACAGAGGATGGTTCCACAGCTCACTGCTCGCTTCTATGGCAACTCGCAAAACGCCTCCTTACCGTACGGTTCTGACTCATGGCTATGTTGTTGATAAACATGGTAAAAAGATGTCTAAATCTATCGGTAACGTTATTGCACCGCAAGAAATCATAGACCAGCATGGCGCTGAAATTCTGCGCATGTGGGTTTCTGCTGTAAACTATCAGGAAGATGTTAGAATTTCTGACGAGATACTCAGCCGTCTGGTTGATGCTTACCGTAGAATCAGAAATACATGTCGTTACCTACTCGGTAACCTCGACGGTTTCAATCCAGAAACCGATGCAGTACCTGTTTCTGAACTTCTGCCTACCGATCATTTTGCACTTGATTTGATTAAAAGACAGCATGAAGTTATTCAAAAAGCTTACACAGACTTTGAATTCCATAAAGTCTACCATACCCTGCATAATCTTTGCACAACTGACCTTTCAGCTTTTTACCTTGATATCATTAAGGACAGACTTTATGTGTCCGGTGAAAAGAGTTTGGAACGCCGGTCAGCACAGACTGTGCTTTGGCAGACAATGATGATGTTGCTTACGGATATGGCTCCGGTCCTTTCTTTTACTTCCGAAGAAGTTTTCTCACATCTTCCTGAAGAAATGAAATGCGGAGTTGATACTGTTTTTGCTATCCGTCCGAAACTTCTTACTCCTGATCTCAGCAGTGATGAGATCTCCAAATGGGAGCTCCTGCTGGATGTTCGCAGAGAAGTAACTAAAGCAATTGAACCTTTGCGCAGAGAAAGGGTTATCGGTCACTCACTTGATACCAAGATTACTCTTTTTGCAGATGAAACAATCACAAAAGCTCTTGAAAGTGTTGATATGAGAGAGTTCTTTATTGTTTCCGGAGCAGAAGTTAAACCTTTAGCAGCAGCTGACAGTGACGCAGTTAAACCTGAAGAACTTGAAGGACTTGCTGTTGGAGTTGTTAAATCCGAAGGTGAAAAATGCAGCCGTTGCTGGAGATATGACACCCTTGGATCAAACGCAGAACATCCTGAACTTTGTCCGCGTTGTACAGCAGTACTTGCGGGCGAATAA
- the ybgF gene encoding tol-pal system protein YbgF — protein MKKNNFIHRLLISILTLSVITGIGGCVTTSDMESLRMEVRQNRSQLNKKIDTLDQQMDQADKSIRNEIKTSNNPMQTRQANIWAEVNSLKMDVAKLQGSLDSLTLTVQEINGGDSNSTISLRELSQQFSHMRMALESQLDMDLNLIKPHNEMKRPASVSATISQPTGIAAVLASPAKTDKTADPAQALYNKALESFKAREYKKAIVDWAEFTKNFPKNSLVPNSIFWEGECYYQLKDYPNAALKYQVVIAKYPSSNKFKSAMLKQGICLIKLGKTKSGKYILEDLIKKAPESAEAKRAKEVIKNLK, from the coding sequence ATGAAGAAAAATAATTTTATACATCGCCTGCTTATTTCGATTTTGACTCTTTCCGTAATTACGGGGATAGGCGGATGTGTCACCACTTCTGATATGGAAAGCCTCAGAATGGAAGTAAGACAAAATAGAAGTCAGCTTAACAAAAAAATTGACACCCTTGATCAGCAAATGGATCAAGCGGATAAATCTATTCGAAATGAGATAAAAACATCCAATAATCCAATGCAAACCCGTCAGGCAAACATCTGGGCTGAAGTTAATTCTCTAAAGATGGATGTCGCGAAGCTACAAGGATCGTTAGATTCTCTTACTCTCACCGTTCAAGAAATTAATGGTGGCGACTCTAACAGTACTATTTCACTTCGTGAACTTTCTCAGCAGTTTAGCCATATGCGAATGGCTCTTGAAAGCCAACTTGATATGGACTTAAACCTCATTAAGCCGCACAATGAAATGAAACGTCCTGCATCGGTTTCAGCGACAATAAGTCAACCAACTGGAATCGCGGCAGTTCTGGCTTCTCCTGCTAAAACAGACAAAACGGCTGATCCTGCTCAAGCCCTCTATAACAAGGCTCTTGAATCCTTTAAAGCTAGAGAGTATAAAAAAGCGATTGTAGATTGGGCAGAATTCACTAAAAATTTCCCTAAAAATAGCCTTGTACCGAATTCGATATTTTGGGAAGGAGAGTGTTACTACCAACTTAAAGACTATCCTAACGCCGCATTAAAATATCAAGTTGTCATCGCTAAGTATCCATCGAGCAACAAGTTTAAATCGGCGATGCTTAAACAAGGAATTTGTCTTATTAAATTAGGAAAAACAAAATCCGGTAAATATATTTTGGAAGACTTGATCAAAAAAGCTCCTGAATCAGCAGAAGCTAAAAGAGCCAAAGAAGTTATTAAGAACCTAAAATAG
- the lgt gene encoding prolipoprotein diacylglyceryl transferase: MHPILFSIGSLPIYSYSVYLTAGCLMAMAWTMREARLKDLPFTMAPVAGIIAIVSGLVGARALYVALYSQEFIHNPVEILYIWQGGLVFSGAFLFGSLSGLLFLKSQKQPLLQWLDCIAPGVALGQTIGRLGCFFAGCCYGKTTSLPWGVTFSDPGSLAPIGHLLHPTQLYHSLAGLLTFVILLTAKNFIKSEGGLTGLFLILFSVCRFIIEFFRADYRGELGSFSLTQFFTLIFFSIGIYLLFIHKHRSA, from the coding sequence ATGCACCCGATACTGTTTAGCATAGGATCACTGCCGATATACAGCTACAGCGTATATCTCACAGCTGGCTGTCTGATGGCAATGGCGTGGACAATGAGAGAGGCTCGTCTCAAAGACCTGCCCTTCACTATGGCTCCCGTTGCCGGAATTATTGCAATTGTCAGCGGACTTGTCGGGGCGCGTGCTCTTTATGTGGCTCTATATTCACAGGAATTCATTCATAATCCTGTTGAAATTTTATACATATGGCAAGGTGGACTTGTTTTTTCAGGGGCTTTTTTATTCGGTTCACTCAGCGGTTTACTTTTCCTTAAATCTCAAAAACAACCTTTATTGCAATGGCTTGATTGCATTGCTCCGGGAGTAGCTCTTGGGCAGACAATTGGACGTCTAGGCTGTTTTTTTGCGGGATGCTGTTACGGAAAAACAACATCTCTTCCGTGGGGTGTTACTTTCTCCGATCCCGGCTCACTTGCGCCGATAGGACATTTATTGCACCCAACTCAATTATACCATAGTCTGGCCGGGTTATTAACATTCGTTATTCTTCTTACAGCTAAGAATTTTATAAAAAGTGAAGGCGGATTAACAGGTTTATTTCTTATATTGTTTTCAGTGTGCAGATTTATTATTGAATTTTTCAGAGCTGATTACAGAGGCGAACTAGGGTCTTTCAGCTTAACTCAGTTTTTTACTTTGATCTTTTTTTCAATTGGAATTTATCTATTATTTATACATAAGCACAGGAGCGCATAA
- a CDS encoding 4Fe-4S dicluster domain-containing protein, translating into MTENKNFNKIVHLSFPPNVSGRPVICNLGKLYDLSFNILKADINPRHEGNMTLEITGPEEEFHKGINYLKENRIKIIPVTQKISRDEESCMHCGMCLAMCPTGALSLDMQSRKVLFELEKCTACGLCTKICPVRAMEIDPQEKENRTT; encoded by the coding sequence ATGACTGAAAACAAAAATTTCAATAAAATAGTCCACTTGTCATTTCCTCCAAACGTTTCAGGTCGCCCTGTTATCTGTAACCTTGGTAAATTATATGATTTAAGTTTTAATATTTTAAAAGCAGACATAAACCCTCGCCATGAAGGGAATATGACTCTTGAAATTACCGGACCTGAAGAAGAATTTCATAAGGGAATAAATTACCTGAAAGAAAATAGAATTAAAATCATACCGGTTACACAAAAAATATCCAGAGACGAAGAATCATGTATGCACTGCGGAATGTGCCTTGCCATGTGCCCTACCGGAGCTCTTTCATTGGATATGCAGTCTCGCAAAGTTCTTTTTGAACTTGAAAAATGTACTGCATGTGGATTGTGCACCAAAATATGCCCCGTCAGAGCAATGGAAATTGATCCGCAGGAGAAAGAAAATAGGACTACATAA